The following are encoded together in the Methanofastidiosum sp. genome:
- a CDS encoding ATP-dependent metallopeptidase FtsH/Yme1/Tma family protein: MKNWIKNILTITFILLAAVLLFGGSFLKESPETKNIAISELAAQINSGNISDITIKENVITSVDKEGVRLISKTGLNESFFDFLKYYEIDAKQLSLIEVTFEEKVDWGNII; the protein is encoded by the coding sequence ATGAAAAACTGGATAAAAAATATTTTAACTATTACTTTTATATTGTTAGCAGCTGTTTTGTTATTTGGTGGAAGCTTTTTGAAAGAAAGCCCTGAAACAAAAAACATTGCTATCAGTGAATTAGCAGCCCAAATTAATAGTGGAAATATTTCTGACATTACTATAAAAGAAAATGTCATTACCTCTGTTGACAAAGAAGGTGTTCGCTTAATTTCAAAAACAGGCTTAAATGAATCTTTTTTTGATTTTCTTAAATACTATGAAATTGATGCAAAACAACTATCTTTAATTGAAGTCACTTTTGAAGAAAAAGTTGATTGGGGAAATATAATCTGA